The proteins below come from a single Candidatus Binatia bacterium genomic window:
- a CDS encoding DUF4410 domain-containing protein, producing MKRYHFAACVLLGGAIAAGCSTTQVTSNPVPLQGRLARPNRILVYNFAASAADLGPQEQGAYSDPMGAPPPDQLELGRKLGTEVARRIVDSVNGMGLSAVVGNYAAPAQPGDIVIEGHFESVDEGSAAKRWVVGFGSGKAELRTVVTGYVRTRDGFQRVGTGTVNSAGGKGPGLFVPIIVTAATANPIGLIISGAAKAEGQISGRTTIEGAAKRTAEAVSERMKERFQQEGWI from the coding sequence ATGAAACGCTACCACTTTGCCGCGTGCGTCCTTCTGGGCGGTGCGATCGCCGCCGGATGTTCGACGACACAGGTGACGAGCAATCCGGTTCCGCTCCAGGGCCGGCTCGCCCGGCCGAATCGCATCCTCGTCTACAATTTCGCCGCAAGCGCGGCCGATCTCGGACCGCAGGAGCAGGGAGCGTACTCGGATCCGATGGGCGCTCCGCCGCCCGATCAACTCGAGCTCGGACGCAAGCTCGGCACCGAAGTCGCCCGCCGCATCGTCGATTCCGTCAACGGAATGGGCTTGTCGGCCGTCGTCGGCAACTACGCCGCACCGGCCCAGCCCGGCGACATCGTCATCGAGGGCCACTTCGAGTCGGTGGACGAAGGCAGCGCCGCCAAGCGCTGGGTCGTCGGCTTCGGCTCCGGCAAGGCCGAGCTGAGGACCGTCGTCACCGGTTACGTAAGAACGAGGGACGGCTTCCAGCGAGTCGGCACCGGCACCGTCAATTCGGCCGGCGGCAAGGGCCCCGGTCTCTTCGTCCCGATCATCGTCACCGCCGCAACGGCAAACCCCATCGGTCTGATCATCTCCGGTGCTGCCAAAGCGGAGGGCCAGATCAGCGGACGCACGACGATCGAAGGGGCCGCCAAACGCACTGCCGAGGCCGTCAGCGAACGCATGAAGGAGCGTTTCCAGCAGGAAGGCTGGATCTGA
- a CDS encoding paraquat-inducible protein A has product MFQQPISDASLVACSQCDVVQKVPVSEPGCAARCLRCGHELRHFRRDSLNRTLALTVAAAILYVIANTTPMLGLTVAGHQAFTTVFGGALELWDDGEKIVAMLVLMAAVVSPALQILFMLVITTASMRERMPYWVGTLLRYHPMTRTWSMIEVMLLGVLVALIKIAELAHVIPGAALFALGFLVVVFAAMHSVFDPHEIWERVEWASERADHPAHRHPAAEQHA; this is encoded by the coding sequence GTGTTCCAGCAGCCGATTTCCGATGCGAGCCTCGTCGCCTGCTCCCAGTGCGACGTCGTCCAGAAGGTACCCGTGAGCGAGCCCGGGTGTGCGGCACGCTGCCTTCGCTGTGGTCACGAGCTTCGCCACTTCCGCAGGGACTCGCTCAACCGGACGCTGGCCCTTACGGTCGCCGCCGCCATCCTCTACGTGATCGCCAACACCACTCCGATGCTCGGACTGACGGTGGCCGGGCACCAGGCTTTCACGACCGTCTTCGGCGGCGCGCTCGAGCTCTGGGATGACGGTGAAAAGATCGTCGCGATGCTCGTACTGATGGCGGCCGTCGTGTCGCCGGCGCTGCAGATCCTGTTCATGCTGGTGATCACGACCGCTTCGATGCGCGAGCGTATGCCATACTGGGTCGGCACGCTGCTGCGCTACCATCCGATGACACGCACATGGAGCATGATCGAAGTGATGCTGCTCGGCGTGCTCGTCGCGCTGATCAAGATCGCCGAGCTCGCGCACGTCATCCCTGGCGCGGCGCTGTTCGCGCTCGGCTTCCTCGTCGTCGTGTTCGCGGCGATGCACAGCGTCTTCGATCCGCACGAGATCTGGGAGCGCGTCGAATGGGCGTCCGAGCGCGCCGATCACCCGGCGCACCGGCATCCCGCCGCCGAGCAGCACGCATGA
- a CDS encoding paraquat-inducible protein A, protein MTAVAPTALQLGLCSCEHCGLLSRAWPGHEEGRCPRCGAGVELRKRDSVQRTWAFLIAAAVCYVPANLLPVLTTKTAAGSDSDTILQGVVLLWSPTGWPLALIVLVASVMIPSAKILALAYLLLSVQHERVDHHDQHGRLYRIVEFVGRWSMVDVFVDAFTAALVQLQPLMSVSPAPGLFFFAAVVVLTMLAAESFDPRLIWDCDGAPEALHAGT, encoded by the coding sequence ATGACTGCCGTCGCCCCCACCGCGCTCCAGCTCGGCCTTTGCAGCTGCGAGCACTGCGGCCTGCTGTCGCGCGCATGGCCGGGCCACGAGGAAGGACGCTGCCCGCGCTGCGGCGCGGGCGTCGAGCTGCGAAAGCGCGACAGCGTGCAGAGAACCTGGGCCTTCCTTATTGCCGCGGCAGTCTGTTACGTACCCGCCAACCTGCTTCCGGTGCTCACGACCAAGACCGCCGCCGGCAGCGACTCGGACACCATCCTGCAAGGCGTCGTTCTGCTGTGGTCGCCCACCGGCTGGCCGCTGGCGCTGATCGTGCTGGTCGCGAGCGTCATGATCCCGAGCGCGAAGATCCTGGCTCTTGCCTACCTTTTGCTTTCCGTACAGCACGAGAGGGTCGACCATCACGACCAGCACGGCCGCCTATACCGCATCGTGGAGTTCGTCGGGCGCTGGTCGATGGTCGACGTGTTCGTCGATGCCTTTACGGCCGCCCTCGTGCAGCTCCAGCCGTTGATGTCCGTGTCGCCTGCGCCGGGGCTGTTCTTCTTTGCCGCCGTCGTCGTGCTGACCATGCTCGCCGCCGAATCCTTCGATCCACGCCTGATCTGGGACTGCGACGGCGCGCCCGAGGCTCTCCATGCCGGAACCTGA
- a CDS encoding MlaD family protein, giving the protein MPEPETTPAPNVPQARVVRRGRLSRVWIVPVVAALAGAWIAVTKVMSEGPTVTIQFKTAEGIEAGKTKIKYNGVEIGTLQTVKLSDDHRSAVATARMEPDTEHFLVEDTRFWVVRPRISGASVSGLGTLISGAFVTLDIGDSKKSQREFLALELPPVVAREEPGREFVLKAPDLGSLDAGTPLFFRRIKVGEVTSYELAKDSKTLAVKVFVLSPYDELVTANTRFWNASGVDVSLTASGLNVQTESALSVLIGGIAFETPSTGVDLPESDVDSVFPLYENHEAAFRTPAHDPQTFVLVFHQSVRGLAPGAPVEFRGIPIGEVVSVDAELDAKSFDFRAPVTISLDAQRLGVHVISLEPGADPDAVRRNVIDSMVLHGVRAQLETGNLLTGALYVSFDTFPDAPPAMIDWSHKPPRMPTVSGQLETMEASVSSILNKVDKIPFETLGTDLQKSVADLDRTLATANAALVSAKGALDNTGRLVEPNSQLTTDLGNTLRSVDDAANSVRVLADYLERHPESLIRGKPQGTK; this is encoded by the coding sequence ATGCCGGAACCTGAAACGACTCCCGCTCCCAACGTTCCCCAGGCCCGTGTCGTCCGCCGCGGTCGCCTTTCGCGGGTCTGGATCGTCCCGGTTGTCGCTGCACTGGCCGGCGCCTGGATCGCCGTGACCAAGGTGATGAGCGAGGGACCGACCGTGACGATCCAGTTCAAGACCGCGGAAGGAATCGAGGCCGGCAAGACGAAGATCAAGTACAACGGCGTCGAGATCGGCACCTTGCAAACGGTGAAGCTGTCGGACGACCACCGCAGTGCCGTGGCTACCGCACGCATGGAACCCGACACCGAGCACTTCCTCGTCGAGGACACGCGGTTCTGGGTCGTGCGGCCACGCATCTCCGGCGCCAGCGTCTCCGGTCTCGGAACACTGATCTCGGGCGCCTTCGTGACGCTCGACATCGGCGACTCGAAGAAGTCCCAGCGCGAGTTCCTCGCGCTGGAACTTCCGCCGGTGGTCGCGCGCGAGGAGCCCGGGCGCGAGTTCGTGCTCAAGGCGCCCGACCTCGGCTCCCTGGATGCCGGCACGCCGCTGTTTTTCCGCCGCATCAAGGTCGGCGAAGTGACTTCCTACGAGCTGGCGAAGGACTCGAAGACGCTTGCGGTCAAGGTGTTCGTCTTATCGCCCTACGACGAGCTCGTCACGGCGAACACGAGGTTCTGGAACGCCAGCGGAGTGGACGTATCGCTGACGGCTTCGGGCTTGAACGTCCAGACCGAGTCGGCCCTCTCGGTGCTGATCGGCGGCATCGCGTTCGAGACGCCGAGTACCGGCGTGGATCTGCCGGAGTCGGATGTGGACAGTGTCTTTCCGCTTTACGAAAACCACGAAGCGGCCTTCCGGACGCCGGCTCACGACCCGCAGACGTTCGTGCTCGTGTTCCATCAGTCGGTGCGCGGCCTGGCACCCGGAGCGCCGGTCGAGTTCCGCGGCATTCCGATCGGCGAGGTGGTCTCGGTCGATGCCGAGCTGGACGCGAAGAGCTTCGACTTTCGAGCACCGGTCACGATCAGCCTGGATGCCCAGCGCCTCGGCGTTCACGTCATCAGCCTCGAGCCGGGCGCGGATCCGGACGCCGTGCGACGCAACGTCATCGACAGCATGGTCCTGCACGGCGTGCGCGCCCAGCTCGAGACCGGAAACCTGCTGACCGGAGCGCTGTACGTCTCGTTCGACACGTTCCCGGATGCGCCGCCGGCCATGATCGACTGGTCGCACAAGCCTCCGCGCATGCCGACCGTGTCGGGCCAGCTCGAAACGATGGAAGCCAGCGTGAGCAGCATCCTGAACAAGGTCGACAAGATTCCTTTCGAGACGCTCGGAACCGACCTGCAGAAATCGGTCGCCGACCTCGACCGCACGCTGGCTACCGCCAACGCTGCGCTCGTCAGCGCCAAGGGAGCTCTCGACAATACGGGCAGGCTCGTCGAGCCGAACTCTCAGCTGACGACCGACCTCGGCAACACGTTGCGCTCGGTCGACGACGCCGCCAATTCGGTGCGCGTTCTGGCCGATTATCTGGAACGCCATCCCGAATCGCTGATTCGCGGAAAACCCCAGGGGACCAAGTGA
- a CDS encoding PqiC family protein, with amino-acid sequence MRSICGGGRAAFLGSAFAALVLSGCASASVRFYTLGSTATPGSEPALQDKVLVGPVTVPSSVDRPQFVVQVESNRVDIDEFHIWAAPLAESIARTVAGDLTTLLGDHNVVVAPAANFAANWRVGIDVQRFDSIPGDHVAIDAVWSVTPAAAPAKARTGRTQAEEKVAGADYAAIAAAHSRALASVSRDIALAIRAGTKTK; translated from the coding sequence ATGCGAAGCATTTGCGGCGGCGGTCGCGCCGCCTTTCTCGGATCCGCCTTTGCTGCGCTCGTGCTGTCCGGCTGCGCCTCGGCATCGGTCCGCTTCTACACGCTCGGCTCGACGGCCACCCCCGGAAGCGAGCCAGCGCTGCAGGACAAGGTGCTCGTCGGGCCGGTCACCGTGCCGTCGTCAGTGGATCGGCCCCAGTTCGTCGTCCAGGTCGAATCCAACCGCGTCGACATCGATGAGTTTCACATCTGGGCAGCGCCGCTTGCGGAGAGCATCGCACGCACGGTCGCCGGTGACCTCACGACGCTGCTCGGCGATCACAACGTCGTCGTGGCGCCGGCCGCGAACTTCGCGGCGAACTGGCGCGTCGGGATCGACGTGCAGCGCTTCGATTCGATTCCGGGAGACCACGTGGCGATCGATGCGGTGTGGTCGGTGACGCCGGCGGCCGCACCGGCAAAGGCAAGGACGGGGCGTACCCAGGCCGAGGAAAAGGTTGCCGGCGCCGACTACGCGGCCATCGCTGCCGCCCACAGCCGCGCGCTGGCTTCGGTCAGCAGGGACATCGCGTTGGCGATTCGCGCCGGCACGAAGACGAAATGA
- a CDS encoding mechanosensitive ion channel domain-containing protein: MNRLRSLAPQLALALVIAAPAVARAEETPPAAAATAAAAPAAAAATAVSSLATAGDWIRSEDIADRADSLERRIRSSQPSSRDRESVEKIDEDLDAILPSVRERLAEADTALVSATSLVELEDAWRELRTTAEPLRQWRQDLAARAKSSSSLFDDLQREQALWANTAQRPETKAAGDAIVARVAEMQAMIRDAVLSQREWRARVLAVNDHVVDMTTTIDSMLDKLTAGSEAAGREILAASRPALWSMPWQTQLPAELSGLGKESRAFAVETREYLVRDQRPFVVHLVLALLLMLWFGHISRGARAQGEATRLSTRAVVVFERPYAAALMVAALLTPVLHPLAPRRLNQIIALLALIPAARLLRRAKVPVSVGSFVLLGAIILLDRASMVFGALPLVARLCQDTAFLTTLFLLRRASMKLRSTPDLPRWIAVAAVVGTWSAGIALVADISGWSVLAALLGRAATIGGLIALYVYAGILSLDAAASYLLMLPPFDRSLVIRSDSVVVHRVVGRVLTALGILLWLRLVLGGIGLWSVSFDAMSSLMQTGVQIGAATISIGGIVAAMTTLVLVPLIARVTELILREEVFPRTDLPRGIPLVLSTLLRYSLYTIGFFVALSLAGLRMTELSLLFGGVGVGVGLGLQDVVKNFAAGISMLLERRIQVGDALQIPSQQVFGRVKSIGIRATLVRNWDGAEVVVPNSDLISESVTNWTLSDSRQRIEVQIGVQSAADPATVVALLLETAAEDPNLLKEPPPSATLVSFDGATTKFALRAWIDAEFERAGGIRSSLAIRVHQHLKAAGVPLGQPQPVA, from the coding sequence ATGAACCGATTGCGGTCGCTGGCGCCGCAGCTTGCGCTGGCGCTTGTCATCGCTGCGCCGGCTGTGGCGCGCGCGGAGGAAACCCCGCCGGCCGCAGCGGCGACTGCAGCGGCTGCGCCTGCCGCTGCCGCCGCGACGGCAGTCTCATCGCTCGCGACAGCAGGCGACTGGATCCGCAGCGAAGACATCGCCGATCGCGCCGATTCGCTCGAGCGTCGCATCCGTTCGTCACAACCTTCCTCGAGGGACCGCGAGAGCGTCGAGAAGATCGACGAGGACCTCGACGCGATCCTGCCCAGCGTGCGCGAGCGTCTGGCCGAGGCCGACACGGCCCTGGTTTCGGCCACCTCGCTGGTCGAGCTCGAGGATGCCTGGCGCGAGCTGAGGACGACGGCGGAGCCGCTGCGCCAGTGGCGCCAGGACCTCGCTGCGCGCGCCAAGAGCTCCTCGTCGCTATTCGACGACCTCCAGCGCGAGCAGGCGCTGTGGGCGAATACCGCACAGCGGCCCGAGACGAAAGCTGCCGGGGACGCCATCGTCGCACGCGTCGCCGAAATGCAGGCGATGATCCGTGACGCCGTGCTCTCCCAGCGCGAGTGGCGAGCGCGCGTCCTGGCCGTCAACGACCACGTCGTCGACATGACGACGACGATCGATTCCATGCTCGACAAGCTCACGGCCGGCTCCGAGGCCGCCGGACGCGAGATCCTGGCGGCGTCGCGCCCGGCATTGTGGAGCATGCCGTGGCAAACCCAGCTTCCGGCGGAGCTCTCCGGACTCGGCAAGGAAAGCCGGGCGTTCGCAGTCGAGACCCGTGAGTATCTCGTCCGCGACCAGAGGCCGTTCGTCGTGCACCTGGTGCTCGCGCTGCTGCTTATGCTGTGGTTCGGCCACATCTCGAGGGGAGCGAGGGCGCAGGGCGAAGCAACCCGGTTGTCGACGCGCGCCGTGGTCGTGTTCGAGCGTCCCTATGCCGCAGCGCTGATGGTCGCCGCGCTCCTGACGCCAGTCCTCCACCCGCTGGCGCCGCGGCGCCTGAACCAGATCATCGCATTGCTGGCGCTGATTCCGGCTGCCCGCCTCCTGCGACGTGCGAAGGTGCCGGTTTCAGTCGGCAGTTTCGTCCTGCTCGGCGCGATCATTCTTCTCGACCGTGCGTCGATGGTCTTCGGCGCGCTGCCGCTCGTCGCGCGCCTGTGCCAGGACACCGCATTCCTCACCACGCTGTTCCTGCTCCGGCGCGCTTCCATGAAGCTCCGCTCCACGCCGGATCTGCCGCGCTGGATCGCCGTCGCTGCTGTCGTCGGCACATGGAGCGCCGGCATTGCGCTGGTTGCCGACATCTCCGGCTGGTCCGTGCTTGCCGCCCTGCTCGGCCGTGCCGCTACCATAGGTGGCCTCATCGCTCTCTACGTCTATGCCGGCATTCTCTCGCTCGACGCCGCCGCTTCCTACCTGCTGATGCTGCCGCCGTTCGACCGCAGCCTCGTGATCCGCAGCGACTCGGTCGTCGTTCATCGCGTCGTCGGCCGCGTGCTGACGGCGCTCGGAATCCTGCTGTGGCTGCGCCTCGTGCTCGGCGGCATCGGCCTGTGGTCCGTCTCCTTCGACGCGATGTCCTCGCTGATGCAGACGGGAGTGCAGATCGGCGCCGCGACAATCTCCATCGGCGGGATCGTCGCGGCGATGACCACACTGGTGCTGGTCCCGTTGATTGCACGCGTGACCGAGCTGATCCTCCGCGAAGAGGTGTTCCCTCGCACCGATCTTCCGCGCGGCATTCCCCTGGTCCTGTCGACGCTGCTGCGCTACTCGCTGTACACGATCGGTTTTTTCGTCGCGCTGTCGCTGGCCGGGCTGCGCATGACCGAGCTGTCGCTGCTGTTCGGAGGCGTCGGTGTCGGCGTCGGTCTCGGTCTCCAGGACGTCGTCAAGAATTTCGCCGCAGGCATATCGATGCTGCTCGAGCGGCGCATCCAGGTCGGCGACGCGCTGCAGATCCCGAGCCAGCAGGTCTTCGGGCGCGTCAAGTCGATCGGCATCCGCGCGACGCTGGTGCGCAATTGGGACGGTGCAGAAGTCGTCGTGCCGAACTCGGACCTCATCTCCGAGTCGGTCACGAACTGGACGCTCAGCGACAGTCGCCAGCGGATCGAGGTCCAGATCGGCGTCCAGTCCGCCGCCGATCCCGCCACGGTCGTCGCGCTCCTGCTCGAGACCGCCGCCGAAGATCCGAACCTGCTGAAGGAGCCGCCGCCGTCGGCGACGCTCGTTTCGTTCGACGGAGCGACGACGAAGTTCGCGCTGAGAGCGTGGATCGACGCGGAATTCGAGCGAGCCGGCGGCATCCGCAGCAGCCTCGCCATCCGCGTGCACCAGCACCTGAAGGCCGCCGGAGTGCCGCTCGGCCAACCCCAACCCGTCGCCTGA
- a CDS encoding DNA-formamidopyrimidine glycosylase family protein — MARGRCCSAAADAPHWHMPELPDITVYREALERRIAGQPLDSLSIRGPSLLKTVVPPASTLVGRSVVGVERIGKRLVLAFEDELFAVLHLMIAGRLHWKKKAPAGASRTVLATWSFPDGTLVLTESSPKKRATLSIVAGRDALAAHDPGGLEPLTASPEEFTQRLVAENHTLKRALTDPHLLSGIGNAYSDEILHRARLSPLLLTRRLDDDQLMRLFDSTRAVLEEWIGRLRAQAGADFPEHVTAFRPEMAVHGRFGKPCPDCGSAVQRIAYADSETNYCAVCQNEGRLLSDRSLARLMHDDWPRTLAELEEKRRSLAR, encoded by the coding sequence ATGGCGCGGGGTCGCTGCTGCAGCGCAGCCGCCGACGCGCCGCACTGGCACATGCCCGAGCTTCCGGACATCACCGTCTATCGCGAGGCACTCGAGCGCCGCATTGCCGGGCAGCCGCTCGACTCCCTTTCCATCCGCGGTCCCTCCTTGCTGAAGACCGTCGTTCCACCGGCTTCGACGCTCGTCGGCCGATCTGTCGTGGGCGTCGAAAGGATCGGAAAGCGGCTGGTCCTCGCGTTCGAAGATGAGCTGTTCGCCGTGCTCCACCTGATGATCGCCGGCCGCCTGCACTGGAAGAAAAAAGCGCCGGCCGGCGCGTCGCGCACGGTGCTGGCCACCTGGTCGTTCCCCGACGGCACGCTCGTGCTGACCGAGTCGTCCCCGAAAAAGCGCGCGACGCTGTCGATCGTTGCCGGTCGCGACGCCCTCGCGGCCCACGATCCCGGAGGGCTCGAACCGCTGACGGCAAGCCCGGAAGAATTCACGCAGCGGCTCGTTGCCGAGAACCACACGCTGAAGCGGGCTCTTACCGATCCGCACCTGCTGAGCGGAATCGGAAATGCCTATTCCGACGAAATCCTGCACCGCGCCCGACTGTCGCCGCTGCTGCTGACTCGTCGTCTCGACGACGACCAGCTCATGCGACTTTTCGACTCGACCCGGGCGGTACTCGAGGAATGGATCGGAAGGCTGCGCGCGCAGGCCGGCGCGGATTTTCCCGAGCACGTTACCGCGTTCCGTCCCGAGATGGCCGTGCACGGCCGCTTCGGCAAGCCGTGTCCCGATTGCGGCAGCGCCGTGCAGCGTATTGCGTACGCCGACAGCGAGACCAACTACTGCGCCGTCTGTCAGAACGAAGGGCGGTTGCTGTCGGATCGCAGCCTGGCCAGGCTGATGCACGACGACTGGCCGCGCACGCTGGCCGAGCTCGAGGAGAAGCGCCGAAGTCTCGCGCGGTGA